A region of the Candidatus Deferrimicrobium sp. genome:
GCGCCGACTGCGTCATACATGGGGGCGGCTCCGGAAAAGCCGGTGGCAAGGCCGTTGTTGTCCGTCGCATTGTTTAAGTTTTGATTCCATACTGGATTTCCAGTGACTGTCTTTGAACCCACGTTGGTAGGGTCGGTGGTACCGGCAGTATAACCACCCAAAGTGTAATGGTAGCGCGTGGTCCCGGAGGGAGACCAGCTGATCTGAGTGAAGTTACCATAGCCGTTATTTTCACCGAAGAAGGCCGTCTCCCCCAGGTAAATGGCTCCGAGGTTGGTCTTCGCCTCCGACTGCTTCGACTTCGCCTGGAACTTGAGGAAGTTCGGGATGGCGATGGCGGCCAGGATGCCGATGATCGCGACGACGATCATCAACTCGATCAGGGTGAATCCCTTCTTGCTGCGAAGCTTGCTCAACATGCTTGTCCCCTCCTTTCGGGTTTGGAACATCGGTTTTGTTGCCCCTTATATCGCAAGGGGCGGGCCAAAACTTCAGCCCCGACGGAGGAGGACTTCACTCGATCCCGTGCTTCTGCAGCCGGTACCGAATCGATCGAAGGGAAATATTCAACAATTTCGCTGCTTCCGTGCGATTTCCTCCCGTTTTTTCCAGGGCGTTCAACAGACGATTCTTTTCCAGGCGGTCCATCTCCGTGTCGAGAAATATCCCCTCTTCTGGGAAAAATTCCTGATTTTGCCCTGTCTCCATCTTCTCCGGAGTGACAGATTTTGTCACATTCGGAGGGAGGGAGCCGATCGACATGACATTTTTTGTCTCCATGATCGTCGCCCGCTCAAGGAGATTTTCCAGCTCCCGCACGTTGCCGGGGAAGTCGTAGGCGAGCATCGCCCGCATCGCCTCACCGTCGATCCGCGCTATCGGCTTGCCGTGCTTCTCCGAGAATTTCGCGAGGAAATGGGCGGCCAGCGCCGGAATGTCCTCGCGGCGATCCCGCAAGGGGGGAACGAACACCTGGATGACGTTGAGACGGAAGTAGAGGTCGTCCCGGAACCGCCCCTCGACCATCTCCCGGTGCAGGTCCCTCTTCGAGGCGCATACGATCCGGATATCGATGGTGATGTCCTCGTTCCCTCCGACCCGGCGGAACGACCGCTCCTGGAGGGAGCGCAGCAGCTTGCTCTGCATCGGCTGGGGAAGCTCGCCCACCTCGTCGAGGAAGAGGGTCCCGCGGTGCGCCGTCTCGAAGAGCCCCTTTTTCGTCTGAACGGCCCCGGTGAAGGCACCGCGCACGTGCCCGAACAGTTCGCTCTCGATGAGGTTTTCGGGAATGGCGGCGCAATTGATCGGGACGAAGGGGAACTCTTTCCGGGGGCTGCGGGCGTGGAGGGCAGCCGCCACCAGCTCCTTTCCCGTGCCGCTCTCCCCCAGGATCATCACGTTGGCATCGGTGGGGGCCACCCGGTCGATCAGCTCGAAAACTCCCAGGATCGCCTCGCTTCGACCGACGATCCCCTCGAAGGAGGAGGTCCCCTGAACCGATTCGCGCAGCGCCTTCCTGCGGCCGGCATCATCTTCCTTTCGCGCGAGGGCGGCGCGCACCAGTTTGCGGAGATTCAAGTTGTCGAACGGCTTGGTGAGGTAGTCGTACGCTCCGTAACGGATCGCCTCCTTGGCCGTCTCGACGGTTGCGTAGGCGGTGAGCACGATCACCTGGGTCCACGGGTTTTTCTGCACAGCCGCGCGTAATACCTTCAACCCGTCGTCGGGCTGCGCCATCTTCAGGTCGGTGAGGACAAGGTCGTACGCGTTCGCCGCGATCGCGGCTTCCGCCTCGGCGAGGGAGGAGGCCGTGTCGACCTCGAACCCCTCCTTCTTGAAGAAGAGTTCGAGCACTTGCCGAAGGCTCTGCTCGTCGTCGACGACGAGAACGTACTCTTTCAAGCGACCTCCTTTGTGATCACCTCTTCGCGGATCTTTTCGATGGACCCTTCGCCGCCTTCTCGGACAATAACTCCAAGGCGCTTTCGAGCGTGATCGATTCGAGCGCGACACCTTTCGGTATCGTAGCATTGACGGTGCCGTCGGTTATGTAGGGCCCATAACGGCCATCGAATACCTTGATAACCACCCCGGCCGGATTCGCGCCAAACTCCTTGAGCGGGGCTGCCTTTGCAGCGCCGAACGGACGCTTCCGGGCACGTTTCGGTTGCCGAAGCAACTCCACGGCTTCATCGAGGGTAATCGCGAACACCTGCTCCTCGGATTCCAGCGATCGGAAGACATCTCCATGCTTCACGTATGGGCCAAATCGGCCGAAATTCGATTCGACCGCTACTGCGTCATCCGGATGGAGGCCGATCTCCCGCGGCAGCGACAATAAACGCAACGCGGTCTCCAGAGTGATGCCTTCGACCGTCTCCCCCTTCGGCAGAGAAGCCCTCCGCGGCTTCGGAGGCTTCGGAGATTTCATCCCCTTCGGACTCTTCGTCCCCTTCTTTATCTTCTCCGGGGTCTCGCCGAGTTGCACGTAGGGCCCGAACCTTCCCGTCATGGCGTACACCGTCATCCCGGACTTCGGATCGACACCGAGGATTCTTGGGCCGGCATCCTCAGCTTTCAGTAATGCGAGAGCCTCTTTCAACCCGAATTCTGCTGGAGCAATGCGGGCTTGCAGTGAAACCGTATTCCCCTTCCCTCCTGCACCTCGCTGGACGTAGGGCCCATAGCGGCCGACTTTAACGACGATCGGCTTCCCCGTCGCCGGATCCTCACCGACCGGATACGACGGATAGTCACCCCACTGGTCATTTCCCTTCTCGACCATATTTTTCAAACCGAGCCATCCCCGCCCATCCCCGAAATAGAATTCCTGGAGGAACGCCAGACGTTCCAGGTCGCCGTTGGAGATGAGATCGAGTTTCTCTTCGATACTCCCGGTAAACCCCAGCTCGACCAACGTACGGAAATATTCCTTCAGAAACATCGTGACGACGAAGGCCGTAAACGTCGGTACAAGCGCCTTCCCCTGCCGCCATACATATCCCCGTTCCAGGATGGTCTTTATGATCGACGCGTAGGTGGACGGGCGCCCGATGCCGTCCTCCTCCAGCCGCTTGACGAGCGACGCGTCGGTGTACCGGGGAGGAGGTGTCGTCTCGTGCGATTTCGGCGAGAGGTCCAGCAACGAGAGCGCCGCGCCGCCGCCCGGCAGGGATACACGGTCCCCCGCCCTGGAGGCCGGAAGCAACGTCTCCTTGTCCCCCAGTTCGGCCGCCGGATCGTCGCTCCCCTCCACGTAGGCGCGAAGGTATCCCGGAAATTGAATGACCTTGCCGGAAGCGGTGAAGACGCAGGGGGTGCCGCCCTCTCCGGCCGCCGTGATTTCGACGGTTGTGCGCAGCAGCTTCGCGTCGGCCATCTGGGACGCCACCGTCCGCTTCCAGATCAGTTCGTACACCCTGGCTTCGTCCCCATGAAAGCGACTTCCGGTCCTTTCGGGAGTCAAAGAGAAGTCCGTCGGCCGAATCGCCTCGTGCGCTTCTTGCGCGTTCTTGACCTTTTTCTGATAGCGGCGCGCACCGCCGTAATACGTGTCCCCATACATCCCACGAATCGTGCGACCCGACTCCTGCAGCGCCTTGTCCGACAGGGTCGTCGAGTCGGTCCGGTGATAGGAGATCACGCCGGAATCGAACAGTTTCTGCGCCGCCGACATCGTCCGGTCGGCGGAGAACCCGAGTTTCCGGTTGGCTTCCTGCTGCAGTGTCGAGGTGATGAATGGCGGAGCGGGGTGCTGCGTCACGGGCTTTTCCTCCACCCCCGTAACCTCCCAGGGGATCGAGCCACGCAACGTTTCCGCCAGTGCCGCGGAACTCGCCCCGTCGAGCACCCTCACCGTGCCGTTCCCAGGTTTCCCCGTGGCGGCATCGAAATCCTTACCGACAGCGATACGCTTCCCATCCACCCGAACGAGCGTCGCCGTGAACTCCCGTCCTTCCCCCCTCAACGTTGCCTCGAGATTCCAGAATCCGGCTTTCCGGAAGACTTTCCGCTCCTCCTCCCGCTCGACAACCAATCGCACCGCGACACTCTGCACGCGGCCCGCACTCAGTTTCGGCGCAACCCGTTTCCAAAGCACCGGCGATACCTTGTATCCGAACAGCCGATCAAGGATCCGTCGACTTTCCTGCGCATCCACGAGGTTGCGATCGAGCTCCCGGGAATGTGCGATCGCGTCGCGAACCGCCTCTTCCGTGATCTCGTGGAAAACGATGCGGTGGACGGGCACCTTCGGCTTCAACAGTTCGAGGAGATGCCAACTGATCGACTCTCCCTCCCTGTCCGGATCGGTCGCAAGGAGAACTTCCGACGCGTCCTTCATGGCTGCCTTCATGTCACGGATGGTACCCCTGCGGTCCGACGAGACGACGTAATACGGCTGGAAATCGTGATCAACGT
Encoded here:
- a CDS encoding prepilin-type N-terminal cleavage/methylation domain-containing protein; translated protein: MLSKLRSKKGFTLIELMIVVAIIGILAAIAIPNFLKFQAKSKQSEAKTNLGAIYLGETAFFGENNGYGNFTQISWSPSGTTRYHYTLGGYTAGTTDPTNVGSKTVTGNPVWNQNLNNATDNNGLATGFSGAAPMYDAVGALGTGSGTTARFIAGAAGNVSNSATQPDCWVIMNELVSATARWDKVIMWTKNGID
- a CDS encoding sigma-54 dependent transcriptional regulator, with protein sequence MKEYVLVVDDEQSLRQVLELFFKKEGFEVDTASSLAEAEAAIAANAYDLVLTDLKMAQPDDGLKVLRAAVQKNPWTQVIVLTAYATVETAKEAIRYGAYDYLTKPFDNLNLRKLVRAALARKEDDAGRRKALRESVQGTSSFEGIVGRSEAILGVFELIDRVAPTDANVMILGESGTGKELVAAALHARSPRKEFPFVPINCAAIPENLIESELFGHVRGAFTGAVQTKKGLFETAHRGTLFLDEVGELPQPMQSKLLRSLQERSFRRVGGNEDITIDIRIVCASKRDLHREMVEGRFRDDLYFRLNVIQVFVPPLRDRREDIPALAAHFLAKFSEKHGKPIARIDGEAMRAMLAYDFPGNVRELENLLERATIMETKNVMSIGSLPPNVTKSVTPEKMETGQNQEFFPEEGIFLDTEMDRLEKNRLLNALEKTGGNRTEAAKLLNISLRSIRYRLQKHGIE
- the topA gene encoding type I DNA topoisomerase — its product is MARSLVVIESPTKAKTTRGTMPVPLLIVESPTKARTLSGFLGNRYRVMASVGHVRDLPNNASEVPETIKGKEWGSMAVDVDHDFQPYYVVSSDRRGTIRDMKAAMKDASEVLLATDPDREGESISWHLLELLKPKVPVHRIVFHEITEEAVRDAIAHSRELDRNLVDAQESRRILDRLFGYKVSPVLWKRVAPKLSAGRVQSVAVRLVVEREEERKVFRKAGFWNLEATLRGEGREFTATLVRVDGKRIAVGKDFDAATGKPGNGTVRVLDGASSAALAETLRGSIPWEVTGVEEKPVTQHPAPPFITSTLQQEANRKLGFSADRTMSAAQKLFDSGVISYHRTDSTTLSDKALQESGRTIRGMYGDTYYGGARRYQKKVKNAQEAHEAIRPTDFSLTPERTGSRFHGDEARVYELIWKRTVASQMADAKLLRTTVEITAAGEGGTPCVFTASGKVIQFPGYLRAYVEGSDDPAAELGDKETLLPASRAGDRVSLPGGGAALSLLDLSPKSHETTPPPRYTDASLVKRLEEDGIGRPSTYASIIKTILERGYVWRQGKALVPTFTAFVVTMFLKEYFRTLVELGFTGSIEEKLDLISNGDLERLAFLQEFYFGDGRGWLGLKNMVEKGNDQWGDYPSYPVGEDPATGKPIVVKVGRYGPYVQRGAGGKGNTVSLQARIAPAEFGLKEALALLKAEDAGPRILGVDPKSGMTVYAMTGRFGPYVQLGETPEKIKKGTKSPKGMKSPKPPKPRRASLPKGETVEGITLETALRLLSLPREIGLHPDDAVAVESNFGRFGPYVKHGDVFRSLESEEQVFAITLDEAVELLRQPKRARKRPFGAAKAAPLKEFGANPAGVVIKVFDGRYGPYITDGTVNATIPKGVALESITLESALELLSEKAAKGPSKRSAKR